Within the Chitinivorax sp. B genome, the region TGCTGCAACATTTGATCTACCCACCAATGGCAGTACTGTGGTCGGCAAAATCCGCATTGTAGTGCCCAGTAGCGGCAACACCCTTCTGGATGTGATGCGGCATTTTGATGTTGGATATGACGAAATTACTACCGCCAATCCAGGGGTATCCGTATGGACACCCGGAGAATTCACACAAGTGGTGATCCCCAGCCAATTCATTCTGCCTCCCAAACCGTGGCGTGGCATTGTCGTCAACATTCCGCAACGGCGGTTATATTACTTCCCACCATCACGAAAAGGTCAGCGAGCAAAAGTCATCACCTATCCGATCAGTATTGCCCGAGAAGGCTGGTTCACCCCACTGGGCGAAACCCGGATTACAGCCAAATTCAAAGATCCAAGCTGGTTTGTGCCGAAAAGCATCAAGGAAGAGCATCTACGTGAAGAAGGGGTGGAATTGCCGGAATACTTTCCTCCTGGGCCGAACAACCCGATGGGCATGCTGGCGATGCGTACTGGCTTTGCCGGTATCTTCATTCATGCCACCAATCGGCCCTGGGGTATTGGTCTACGTACCAGTCATGGCTGTTTGCATCTTTACCCGGAAGATGCCGCCGAGATCTTTCCTATGTTAAGCAATCACACCCCAGTTCGGGTCATCAATCAGCCCGCGCTGGTAGGCAACGACAACGGCCGCTGGGTGATGAGTACTTATCAACCGGTGAGCGAATATCCAACCCCTTTTTCTTTGCATACCCGTGCACTGATCACGCTGGGCGAACAACTTGGTCAACTTCCCACACAACAGATACCCAAAGCAGATATTGACTGGAGCCGTGTTCAAGCCATTACGACCAACCCACAGTCGATACCGGTTGCCTTGATGCAAGACCAACTTGGCCTGGCAGCTTGGTTGGATACCATTGCAGCAGAGCGTTACGATTTTGCGCCCTATGGCATGGATGCCAACAACGCCCAGCTACCGGAACCACGCCCACACCAGGGCAACACCACTGTCGTTCCCGGATCATGAAATGTCCCAAATGACGCAGCCCGTGGTCATCACCACGGGCCGCTGTCAGCCATAACGTCGTACCCATTGATCAGAATCCAATGGTGACCCCCAGATTGATCACTGGCCATACTTTAAACCCACGGACCTTGTCATCCAGCTTGCGACGTTCTTCCTCTGCATCCGCCTGCAATTGCGTACATTGCGGCGTACCGGCAATCGCAGTACCGCAGTCCACATTCAGGCTGGTTTTGCTACCACCGGCCAACATCACACCTAGATCCGCATAGAAGTTGATCCCAGTACCAGCCACTCGCCCATAACCAATTCCCAGATAGGGTGCGACGCTATTCTTGCCTTTCACCTCGCCTGTAGCCGAGCCGATCTCCGCTGCGGTATAAGTGCGATTGTTGAAGGTATAGGTCCCATCCTTAGGCTTGCCCGTTACTTTCAACTTATTGTTGGCAAACACCAAGCCCCCGGTCAACCGAAACGGCCCCATTGGGCTGAAATCAACCAGCGCACTTAGGTTACGCAACCGTAACCTGCCGTCGTAATCCACATCTGTGTCATTGATAGTGCGGTTGTAATTCAAGCCGCTCCAGCCCACACGCCCATCCACAGTAGGCGCAATATTGAAGCCAATATCACCACCTACACCGGTTGTACCTGCACGCAACCCCACTCCTGCTGCCGATGCCATGCCAGCCACTCCCATCAGCATCATTGTCGCCAGAATCGCTTTCATCGCTCCCCCTACGTCATCCAATGCAGAAAAGATATCCCGACATGTCATTCGGTTTTTCAGCCTAGATGACAGATCCCATGATGACAAGTCAGCATCATCAATAACTTGCGCAAACAACCCACAAGGTGACCAATCCACGATCACCAACCCGACGCAACATGAAGTATCACGATTCATCCCAAGACCAATTCCCCACATTTTGACGAAGATGGGGTTTTTGAAGGTGCACTTTGCTAAACTTGCAGGGTTTTATTTCCACCAACCTCATTGAAAGCGACCTACGCAACCATGGCCCAATATGTCATGTCCATGCTCCGCGTGAGCAAAGTCGTGCCGCCCAAGCGGCAAATCATCAAGGATATCTCGCTGAGCTTTTTCCCCGGCGCCAAGATTGGCCTGTTGGGCTTGAACGGCTCCGGTAAATCCACCGTGCTCAAAATCATGGCCGGTGCCGAAAAAGAATTTGAAGGCGAAGTACAGTGGCAACCTGGCATCAAGATCGGCTACCTGCCGCAAGAGCCTGAGCTGGATGTAGAAAAAACCGTTCGTGAAGAAGTCGAATCCGGTATGGGTGAAGTAATGGAAGCACAAAAGCGACTGGAAGAAGTCTATGCCGCTTATGCTGAGCCAGATGCCGACTTCGACAAACTAGCAGAAGAGCAAGCTCGTTGCGAAGCCATCATCGCTGCAGGTGCGGGTGACAATACAGGGCTGCAGCTGGAAATTGCTGCTGATGCACTTCGCCTGCCACCGTGGGACGCCAAGATCGGTCACCTCTCCGGCGGTGAAAAACGCCGTGTTGCATTGTGCAAACTGTTGCTGAGCAAGCCGGACATGCTGCTGCTGGATGAGCCCACCAACCACCTGGATGCCGAATCGGTCGATTGGCTGGAACAATTCCTGGTGCGCTTCCCTGGCACAGTTGTAGCAGTCACTCACGATCGCTACTTCCTAGACAACGCTGCAGAATGGATTTTGGAACTCGACCGTGGCCAAGGCATTCCCTGGAAAGGTAACTATTCCAGCTGGCTGGAACAAAAGGAAGATCGGCTGAAGCAGGAAGAATCGCAAGAGTCTGCACGCCAGAAAGCGCTGCACAAGGAGCTGGAGTGGGTGCGCCAGAACCCCAAGGGGCGCCAGGCCAAATCGAAGGCACGTATCGCACGCTTTGAAGAACTGAATTCTCAGGAATACCAGAAGCGTAACGAAACCCAGGAAATCTTCATTCCGGTAGCAGATCGCCTGGGCAATGAAGTCATCGAATTCACCAATGTCAACAAGGCATTTGGTGACCGTTTGTTGATCGACGACCTGAGCTTCAAGATTCCTCCTGGCGCCATCGTCGGGATCATCGGCCCCAACGGCGCCGGTAAATCGACCCTGTTCCGCATGATCACGGGACAAGAACAGCCGGACAGTGGCGAAGTGAAGATTGGCAACACCGTCAAGATCGCCTATGTAGACCAAAGTCGTGCAGCCTTGGGTGGTACCAAGACAGTATTCGAAGAAATCGCCGAAGGCCGCGACATTCTGCAAGTTGGTCGCTTCGAGACACCAAGCCGTGCCTATATCGGCCGCTTCAACTTCAAGGGTGCAGATCAGCAAAAGATTGTTGGCAACCTCTCTGGCGGTGAACGTGGTCGCCTGCATCTGGCCAAGACGCTGATTGCCGGCGGCAACGTGCTGCTGCTTGATGAACCGTCTAACGACCTTGATGTGGAAACCCTACGTGCACTGGAAGATGCCCTGCTGGAATTCGCAGGTAGCGTGATGGTCATCAGCCATGATCGCTGGTTCCTCGACCGGATTGCCACCCATATCCTTGCCTGCGAAGGCGATTCAAAGTGGGTATTCTTCGACGGCAATTATCAGGAATATGAAGCCGATAAGAAGAAACGTCTGGGCGAAGAAGGTGCAAAGCCGAAGCGAATCCGATATAAACCAATCAGCCGTTAAGCAGGCAAACTACTTACTGTTAAGAACAAACCCTCAGATGATACTGGGGGTTTGTTTTTCTACAGGCAGGCCCATTGTAGATTGCCTCAAATCAGTTGTTGGTCAACCATGGCGAGGATGTACTCCAGAAGATAATGTCGGTACCCAAGTAATGCTCGGCATAATCAGTGAATTCCTGTCTGGTAAATGGACTTCTGGTTTTTGGGTTAGTGTAGGTCAATGTAGGTTCCTGTACAGCCATGGCAACCAGATCCAACTTGCCTTTATATTGGTGAAAGAACGGATACGAGTTCTTCATCTGCCCTTTTTTATTTGGCACAATATCCGGCCCACCCAATCCAACCCGGTTTGCCTCAGCAAATGTGAATAAGCGTGACATATATCGATGGTCATTGTTCCATTCACAAGGCCAGAAATTGACATATTGCACCACATAGGATTGTTTGAATACCTTCCTGG harbors:
- a CDS encoding L,D-transpeptidase family protein, encoding MCFLTRLARYIAILLTLLGIAHAATFDLPTNGSTVVGKIRIVVPSSGNTLLDVMRHFDVGYDEITTANPGVSVWTPGEFTQVVIPSQFILPPKPWRGIVVNIPQRRLYYFPPSRKGQRAKVITYPISIAREGWFTPLGETRITAKFKDPSWFVPKSIKEEHLREEGVELPEYFPPGPNNPMGMLAMRTGFAGIFIHATNRPWGIGLRTSHGCLHLYPEDAAEIFPMLSNHTPVRVINQPALVGNDNGRWVMSTYQPVSEYPTPFSLHTRALITLGEQLGQLPTQQIPKADIDWSRVQAITTNPQSIPVALMQDQLGLAAWLDTIAAERYDFAPYGMDANNAQLPEPRPHQGNTTVVPGS
- the ettA gene encoding energy-dependent translational throttle protein EttA, which gives rise to MAQYVMSMLRVSKVVPPKRQIIKDISLSFFPGAKIGLLGLNGSGKSTVLKIMAGAEKEFEGEVQWQPGIKIGYLPQEPELDVEKTVREEVESGMGEVMEAQKRLEEVYAAYAEPDADFDKLAEEQARCEAIIAAGAGDNTGLQLEIAADALRLPPWDAKIGHLSGGEKRRVALCKLLLSKPDMLLLDEPTNHLDAESVDWLEQFLVRFPGTVVAVTHDRYFLDNAAEWILELDRGQGIPWKGNYSSWLEQKEDRLKQEESQESARQKALHKELEWVRQNPKGRQAKSKARIARFEELNSQEYQKRNETQEIFIPVADRLGNEVIEFTNVNKAFGDRLLIDDLSFKIPPGAIVGIIGPNGAGKSTLFRMITGQEQPDSGEVKIGNTVKIAYVDQSRAALGGTKTVFEEIAEGRDILQVGRFETPSRAYIGRFNFKGADQQKIVGNLSGGERGRLHLAKTLIAGGNVLLLDEPSNDLDVETLRALEDALLEFAGSVMVISHDRWFLDRIATHILACEGDSKWVFFDGNYQEYEADKKKRLGEEGAKPKRIRYKPISR